tctttatatataaatatgatttttaaatgaattaaattgttCGAAATGATCTCGGAGTCtagaatgtgttttattattattactgttgttgttgttaaaaatacatatatttttttttaataatcttgtcCATCTAATCAAAGTGTGGCGTAACTAACATGCAGGaagccattttgttgtcatgtgacactAAACCATAAAACAAAGACGACCCCTTTAGGTGTATCAATGTCTtaaagtttttagtgtttttatttatttattttttttctcataatttgacatttttaagaaaatgaacgatttgcccAGATCAAATAAAGTAACCCTAACCTCGtgattcaaaaatgtttaaaaattcaatGTGCAAGGTGAATTTAAGTAGGGCAGGCTACTTTTTTCTGGAAAGGGGTATGCTTTTCAAAAATGCctttaaacaacataaataaaattataaatatttgctttttCCAACATCGCCTTAATGCAGCCAGagctataaatatttaaataataataataaactacaacaaatagGCTATTTGGCGCTTCATGGAAAGTTTTTGTTCGTCGAGGATGAATCCGTGTAATATCCTGTAGTACACTCATCCGTCAAATTGTCACTCAGCAAAGAgccatttcagataaataattaataattttggcAATTGTTTAATTACTACCCGGAAGCTAAATTATTGATACACGATGcggtaatttattatttatgattaaatgtGTTGGAGTCGTGGTGTGCGTGGTTGTAAAGGCTATATGCAcaactttttctcatttttggtttacggcatgaaagaaaaaaacacaaccaatttttttacagaataataCTGCTATGgtaatatttcagaaatataaatCCTGTAAATTTAAAACGCCTGCATAATAGCTGCTAGTCAGTTGCATCTTTGACAGTGTGCAGAAGTAGGCTATATGATGTTTGCATTCACCTGCGGTTTTGGTACCATGTTTTGACCTGTGTGTCGGTGAGGTTGAGGGACGCTGCCAGCTCCATCCTGTCCTGCACGCTGAGGTACTTCTGACGCTCGAAGCTGCGCTCTAGCTGCGCCAGCTGGTGATCAGAGAACGCAGTGCGCGCTTTCCGAGGCTTCTTCAGCCGGGAGCTGGAGCTGTCTCTACTGCTGGAGATTTCGCGATCAGCTTCGTCTTTCACTGAAAACGCCATGCACATATTTATACCATAAGCATTTGTCATTATGACAGAATTGCCATTTCTTACTAGAGCTCATTCACATTTGTTATATTCCCTTTCCCATTAGTAAATTCCATTAATAATTTCCATTATTTAAAATGCCTGTGGTTTAGACATGCGTTTAAACAACACTGGAcacttaataatattaatttgttgtcattttgcattaaatcattttaaaaacagctcAGTTGAGCTGCAATGAGAACTGAAGACTCCCAAAAGCGGCTTGTCATTATGTTACACATCTAATCATCAGATGGACAAATTCAGAGCCAAAATTAAGCTATTTAATGACACACATTTATTGCCAGTTAGTTGTGAGCAAACAGGCTCTCTCAGTTGATTGAACCTGAATCAGGACATTTGATTTGGGTTtgaaaccattatacattttgACTAAAATGACCTTCAAAACGGGGATTAGATTTTATTTAGATACCATATGTTTCGATTGCAAATACATTTAACGATTAATTACATTGCACTGCGTTATAGGAAGGAATAGAAAGAAAACgaaaatatgatcataaaaatataaataattcgattatttttttttttttgacaaaagacagtatttttttacttattttgtgaTCTCTTAGAAAAGCCACCGTTTTCGGACTGATTTCTTATTTTAGATCTcgatttgaaacattaaaaaatacatttacatatttatcttGATTAGTAAGTTTTACCTAATTTCTTAGGAATTCTGCAAAACGGCGTGTGACCATATATGAATTTGAacttaatctaaaaataaaattttaaagtaataatataataataataatttaacagtgTTTGCATTGTAAATCTTTTGAGTAGGCTATattttgctttataaaaaaaGCAAGCTTAGTGTGTCTCACCCCTGTATTCACTGTCCGAGGACGAATTGCTGTGAAGTTTGTCCATGCAGTCTTCATTATCTTGTGCTGACTGTCCCGTGCTGGAATAAGGAGCACAGGCAGCCAGGGGTTTGCAGTCCGCAAGTATGTCTCTGATCAAGAACGAGGACGTGACCGTTCGCGGCTGCTGGGATATTTGTAAAGGAGAGTCCAGCCCGAGGGCGCGAGCGTGTCTTTGCACCGCGTCTTCCACCGAGGTCCGTCTCGGGGAGGGAGGCGACGAACAGCCGCTGTCCAGATCCGACCGCGGGCTCAACTCCGCTGGAGACCTGCACTCCCCCTTTGACATACACGGGCTGGTCGGTCTGTGAGAAAGTATAGACTCGATCCCAAAGCTCGACCCGTTTGATACCTCCATCGCGAGACAAATCGATATCAAATGTGCATTTGTCCTTTCAGACACTGGTTTCGATGATACAGCGAAAATTGATAGATTTACAACTGTAAATTTAGATTATAATTCTGGCCATTTAAAGTCCGCTAAACTCCTTTAGATCTTGTCCCAAGGAAAAAAAGGTCCtatatttttaagttgtttttaccAGATCCTTCTTCTGTCGTTGACTGCACgtcagtt
The sequence above is drawn from the Cyprinus carpio isolate SPL01 chromosome B5, ASM1834038v1, whole genome shotgun sequence genome and encodes:
- the LOC109045793 gene encoding barH-like 1 homeobox protein, with the protein product MEVSNGSSFGIESILSHRPTSPCMSKGECRSPAELSPRSDLDSGCSSPPSPRRTSVEDAVQRHARALGLDSPLQISQQPRTVTSSFLIRDILADCKPLAACAPYSSTGQSAQDNEDCMDKLHSNSSSDSEYRVKDEADREISSSRDSSSSRLKKPRKARTAFSDHQLAQLERSFERQKYLSVQDRMELAASLNLTDTQVKTWYQNRRTKWKRQTAVGLELLAEAGNYSALQRMFPSPYFYPQSLVSNLDPGPGLYLYRGPSAPPPPLQRPLVPRILLHGLQGGGDPASLPGVIPRHTPR